One window of the Xiphophorus hellerii strain 12219 chromosome 15, Xiphophorus_hellerii-4.1, whole genome shotgun sequence genome contains the following:
- the grem1a gene encoding gremlin-1a, translating into MHSHSGLIFKAVLALLLPRPSSAESDPFQAVNPNESVGCLQPPLSALLSRGAASAAATDEILESSQEALLVTERRYLRTDWCKTQMLKQTIQEEGCLSRTITNRFCYGQCNSFYIPRHTYQDGGVFQACSACRPKTLSTITLTLFCPGQTPSTRRKRVQRVKQCRCVNINTD; encoded by the coding sequence ATGCATTCCCATTCGGGGCTGATCTTTAAAGCAGTCCTGGCTCTTCTACTCCCGCGGCCGAGTAGCGCCGAGTCCGACCCATTTCAAGCCGTCAACCCGAACGAATCGGTCGGGTGCCTCCAGCCTCCTCTCTCCGCGCTTCTCTCCCGCGGCGCCGCGTCCGCAGCCGCGACAGATGAGATCCTGGAGTCCAGCCAGGAAGCGCTGCTCGTCACGGAGCGCCGCTACCTGCGGACGGACTGGTGCAAGACGCAGATGCTGAAGCAGACCATCCAGGAGGAGGGCTGCCTGAGCCGCACCATCACCAACCGCTTCTGCTACGGACAGTGCAACTCTTTTTACATCCCGCGGCACACTTACCAGGACGGCGGCGTGTTCCAGGCCTGCTCCGCCTGCAGACCGAAAACGTTGAGCACCATCACCCTCACGCTGTTTTGTCCGGGTCAGACGCCCAGCACGCGGAGGAAGCGGGTCCAGCGCGTGAAGCAGTGCCGCTGCGTAAATATTAACACGGACTGA
- the scg5 gene encoding neuroendocrine protein 7B2, with protein MKITDGNVIRFHLQALYGISVKNFAKKKGKLVYTGAKVFGVPLENLPRRYIPEFGLVPCFLVDGCSFLLDRVGTVGLFRKPGSLPRVKILREKLNRGDDALSTTSPYDIATLVKQFCRELPELLFPSEIHAALLEAQALPDLQGKMAALQLLSCLIPARNSSCLQYLFDFLHKVSQRCSDNLMTSSNLATVFVPCLLPPPNKTEMSEERLELRVLVLRTFIEFPHVFGVISKTVVDSMKYFMNFVHLEDVFKKRNRLKVKRSEKTVLWIQSKPKVRPAVSDPTLVCITRGDPKLRRSVGLETFPNIQLFRTCMPNEVVRNSLLRELLTDVGLMYFILKEKRNYFFMVTYLMEEKAGSSVYAFKMTEIGSSARLFLLGLLVCLQLGKAPARTPRTAVDQVSEADIQRLLHGVMEQLGIARPRVEYPAHQATNIVGPQSIQGGAHEGLQHLGPYGNIPNIVAELTGDNVPKDFSDDHSYPDPPNPCPLGKTAGDGCLENAPDTAEFSREFQKHQHLFDPEHDYPALGKWNKELLYQKLKGGPKRRKRSINPYLQGQRLDNVVAKKSVPHFSEEEEASTTTAPSKPAI; from the exons ATGAAGATTACAGATGGTAACGTGATTCGATTTCACCTCCAAGCTCTATATGGGATTTCTGTAAAGAACTTTGCGAAGAAGAAAGGGAAATTGGTGTACACTGGAGCTAAGGTGTTTGGGGTCCCTCTGGAAAATTTGCCCAGACGATACATTCCTGAATTTGGTCTTGTACCCTG CTTTTTAGTGGATGGTTGCTCTTTTCTGTTGGACCGTGTTGGTACTGTGGGCCTGTTCAGAAAACCAGGCTCCCTTCCTCGCGTTAAGATCCTCAGG GAGAAATTGAATCGTGGGGACGATGCCCTGTCCACTACTTCCCCCTATGATATCGCTACCCTCGTCAAACAGTTTTGCAGGGAGCTTCCTGAGCTGCTGTTCCCTTCTGAGATTCATGCAGCCCTGCTGGAAGCACAGGCCCTGCCCGACCTGCAGGGCAAGATGGCCGCCCTTCAGTTACTCTCCTGTTTGATACCAGCCAGAAACTCATCCTGCCTGCAGTATCTGTTTGACTTCCTTCACAAAGTTTCTCAGAG ATGCTCTGACAACTTGATGACCAGCTCCAATCTGGCCACAGTCTTTGTCCCATGCCTCTTACCGCCGCCAAACAAAACCGAAATGTCAGAAGAACGACTTGAACTTCGAGTTCTTGTCCTGCGCACTTTCATAGAGTTTCCTCATGTTTTTG GTGTGATTTCTAAAACTGTTGTGGACagcatgaaatattttatgaacTTTGTTCATCTGGAGGATGTGTTCAAGAAAAGAAACCGCTTAAAGg taaAACGATCTGAGAAGACCGTGCTCTGGATTCAGAGCAAGCCAAAGGTCAGGCCTGCAGTTTCTGATCCGACTCTTGTCTGCATAACGAGAGGCGACCCAAAGCTGAGGAGAAGCGTTGGTCTTGAAACCTTCCCCAACATCCAGCTGTTCAGGACCTGCATGCCTAATGAAG TCGTCAGGAATTCGCTTTTGCGCGAGTTACTAACAGATGTGggattaatgtattttattttgaaagaaaaacggAACTATTTTTTCATGGTGACTTACTTGATGGAGGAGAAGGCAGGTTCCTCCGTCTACGCATTCaag ATGACAGAAATTGGATCCTCGGCGCGGCTCTTTCTGCTCGGACTGCTGGTGTGCCTGCAGCTCGGCAAAGCTCCAGCTCGCACTCCCCGCACGGCGGTGGACCAGGTGTCCGAGGCCGACATCCAGCGGCTGCTGCACGGCGTCATGGAGCAGCTGGGCATCGCTCGGCCCCGGGTGGAGTACCCTGCGCATCAGGCCACGAACATCGTCGGGCCTCAGAGCATACAAG GTGGTGCTCATGAAGGCCTGCAGCACCTCGGTCCTTACGGAAACATCCCAAACATCGTGGCTGAGCTGACAGGCGACAATGTTCCCAAAGACTTTAGCGATGACCACAGCTACCCAGACCCTCCAAACCCCTGTCCCCTGGGAAAAACGG CTGGAGACGGTTGCTTGGAAAATGCTCCGGACACGGCTGAGTTCAGCAGGGAGTTTCAGAAACACCAGCACCTCTTCGACCCAGAGCATGACTACCCTGCTCTGGGAAAGTGG AACAAAGAACTTTTATACCAAAAGCTGAAGGGAGGAccaaagagaaggaaaagg AGCATCAACCCTTATTTACAGGGTCAAAGGTTGGACAATGTGGTCGCCAAGAAATCTGTTCCCCATTtctcagaagaagaagaagcatcGACCACCACGGCTCCCAGCAAACCTGCAATCTGA